Below is a window of Virgibacillus sp. NKC19-3 DNA.
GTGAAAAATGCAGATTTTTCCGATGAAAAGACAGTAAGACAATTAGTTCGTCATTTGTCAAAAATAGCTAATAAGCCATTATCCAAGGAAAAAGAAGATAAAATTGTACATTCCATTATAAAAAATAATATGCCAATGGATGCAGAATCGTTAAGTAAATTCTTTGGAAAATAACTGCACCTGGGCAAGTGAGGATGCAATACCGCGAATACTTGCATAAAATAAATCGCACAAGCATTCATGTATAGAGTTGCTGTGGATGTTATTTAGTCAAACCGGGATGAAATTGCCCCTTTCATCCCGGATTTTTTTGGTGTGCTAGACATGCGCACGTTATCTAGAGCTGAAGTCCCGACTGCGAAAAGTAGTAGTGGTTGGAAAACGATTTATACAAACAGGCCAATGATGATACATTTCGATACTTGTAGTGGATGGCCTGTGTTATAATACGTTTTGTGATATTGAATTTTTTAGATTTTAGGAGTGAAACAAATGTCGTTATCAATGCTAAAAATGTACATATCATTTGCGGGCATGATTTTTTTAATTTTAGCCGTTGGCCTTATTCTACTTAGTAGGTACAAGCTTAAAGGGGTGTTGGCCGGAATTGTATCAGTGATTGCATACTTATTCTTAATCGTAGGCGCGTTAATCATTTTTTATATTGTTTTTAGTGGTCCGACAAACTAGATGCAAAAGGAGGCTATTAAATGGAGGGTACATATAATCGGGTCTGCAGCATATTGTTATTTGTCATCTTACTAAGTGGCTGTTTAGCTCCTCAAAATGAATTAGCCAAAAATCAACCACCTAATGAACAGCAACTGGAACAAGTGCAACATGCAGTTGAAACCTATCAAGAAGAAACTCAAGTTTTACCTATTAAAACAAAACCAAATGATACACCCATTTTTCAAAAATATTTGATTGATTTTACCGCACTAAAAGAAAATAATGCACTGTCTGAAATTCCTGGAACTGCATATGAAAATGGTGGAGTCTATCAATATACATTAATAACTCCAGAGGAAAATCCACGTGTGAAACTTATTGATTTACAAATAACAGAAGCTATTCGAAGTGTAAATGTGCAGCTTGACATTTACCGGGATGAAAATATTTATCCTCCTTTTGGAGAGGAAATTGCTGAAGATGTATACTCGATCGATTATCAAAAATTGGGCTTTGAAAGTCCTCCAAGTGTAGAAAGCCCATATTCGGATGAAAAGCTTCCAATCATTATGGATGTAGAAGGCAACTTACATGTGGATTATCGAATAGAACTAAAAAAAGCCCTAAATGATTATGATCATGACTATACAGAAGGTGATGACATACGCTATATATTACCGGAAAATACACCATTTGTTCCTGCTTATTCACTGCCATATACAATTAAAGATGGAGATCCGATATTCGCTGATAGATAATTAAATAAATATAACATATTCATTCCCTTGTAACATATATTGTTGCAAGGGTTCATTGTTTTTTGTCTTTTTTCTTCATCCTTTACACATATTTAAGTCATATTATGATAGGACAACATCATAGACTTGTAATGACAATTATTCGCAGTTTGTGCATAATTAAAAAGTACGGAGATCGGGAGGGGATCTTTTGGAAAAGGTTGATATTTTTAAGGATATTTCGAAACGGACAAATGGAGATATTTATCTTGGAATCGTAGGAGCTGTCCGTACAGGTAAATCGACATTTATCAAGAAATTTATGGAATTAGTTGTGCTGCCTAGCATCGAAGAAGAAAGTGAGCGTGTGCGAGCGCATGATGAACTACCGCAAAGCGCTGCTGGTAAAACCATTATGACTACAGAGCCCAAATTCATTCCAAATCAAGCTGTATCCGTAAATGTAGAAGAAGGCCTTGATGTAAATGTTCGCTTAGTAGATTGCGTGGGATATGCGGTTGAGGGTGCTAAAGGATTTGAGGATGAGAATGGTCCAAGAATGGTTCATACACCTTGGTATGAGGATGAAATACCTTTTCATGATGCAGCTGAAATTGGTACAAGAAAAGTAATCCAAGAGCATTCAACCATAGGTGTGGTTGTAACGACAGATGGAACAATAGGAGAAATTGAACGAAACGATTATGCAGATGCGGAAGCTAAAGTAGTTGATGAATTAAAAGAAGTTGGTAAACCTTTTATCATGGTCGTTAATTCCACAAATCCAAGAAATCCGGATACAGAATTATTACGTCAGGACTTAACAGAAAAATATGATATACCAGTTCTATCTATGAGTATAGAATCAATGACAGAACATGATGTATATAATGTGTTGCGTGAAGCGCTTTATGAATTTCCAGTACTGGAGGTTAATGTCAATCTCCCAAGTTGGGTAATGGCTTTGAAAGAAGATCATTGGTTAAGGAAAAACTATCAAGAATCTATACAAACAACAGTGAAAAACATCAGGCGATTAAGGGATGTTGATCAAATAGTTGGTGACTTTTCAGATTATGAATATATTGATAAGGCAAACATAGCCGGGATGGAATTGGGTGAAGGCGTTGCTGAGATTGATTTACATGCACCGGATTATCTTTATGATCAGATTCTAAAAGAAATTGTTGGAGAAGAAATACGTGGCAAAGACCACTTACTGGAGTTAATGCAGAATTTTGCACATGCAAAAAGAGAATATGATCAAGTATCAGATGCATTGAAGATGGTTAAGCAAACAGGATACGGGATTGCAGCACCGAGCTTAGAGGATATGATACTAGATGAACCTGAAATAATCAGACAAGGCTCAAGATTTGGTGTAAGATTAAAAGCTGTCGCTCCGTCTATT
It encodes the following:
- a CDS encoding stage VI sporulation protein F, with amino-acid sequence MNKFQKDLFDKVQQNANINPDEVYKVANSVKNADFSDEKTVRQLVRHLSKIANKPLSKEKEDKIVHSIIKNNMPMDAESLSKFFGK
- a CDS encoding DUF2768 domain-containing protein, producing the protein MSLSMLKMYISFAGMIFLILAVGLILLSRYKLKGVLAGIVSVIAYLFLIVGALIIFYIVFSGPTN
- the spoIVA gene encoding stage IV sporulation protein A gives rise to the protein MEKVDIFKDISKRTNGDIYLGIVGAVRTGKSTFIKKFMELVVLPSIEEESERVRAHDELPQSAAGKTIMTTEPKFIPNQAVSVNVEEGLDVNVRLVDCVGYAVEGAKGFEDENGPRMVHTPWYEDEIPFHDAAEIGTRKVIQEHSTIGVVVTTDGTIGEIERNDYADAEAKVVDELKEVGKPFIMVVNSTNPRNPDTELLRQDLTEKYDIPVLSMSIESMTEHDVYNVLREALYEFPVLEVNVNLPSWVMALKEDHWLRKNYQESIQTTVKNIRRLRDVDQIVGDFSDYEYIDKANIAGMELGEGVAEIDLHAPDYLYDQILKEIVGEEIRGKDHLLELMQNFAHAKREYDQVSDALKMVKQTGYGIAAPSLEDMILDEPEIIRQGSRFGVRLKAVAPSIHMIKVEVESEFSPIIGTEKQSEELVRYLMQDFEEDPLSIWESDIFGRSLSSIVREGIQGKISLMPENARYKLKDTLERIINEGSGGLIAIIL